One window of the Myxococcales bacterium genome contains the following:
- a CDS encoding sigma-54-dependent Fis family transcriptional regulator, with protein sequence MSSRRCTLLVVDDKRNMVRLMAKVMKKDAAVRTAENGAEALRVLASEPVDVVLCDLKMPDMDGLDVLRACRRLRPQAEFVLMTAYATVGTAVEALKLGAYDYLTKPFEPDAARAVLLRALARAASTHPDADGETEVLPGVIARSRSMQDLADLIKRIADSDATALLLGETGTGKERIARAVHDLSPRSARRFVALNCAAVPAELLESELFGYAKGAFTGATAERKGLFEEADGGSLFLDEIGDMRPSLQAKLTRALEERAIRRVGDSKERPVDVRLIAATHRDLEAMVQSGTFREDLWYRLNVALVQLPPLRERRDDIELLAHHFLRLQAERTRGRNIKGFAPATLEALTAYDWPGNVRQLRSAVERACVVTRDENIGVVDLPPEVLRGTHGTEEDPSLSLCTWAQAVERGRADVGRRYLEALMRRFDGQVAEAAAQAGVERESFYRLLRKHGVDAGAFRGNTGDAGRK encoded by the coding sequence ATGAGTAGTCGGCGCTGCACTCTTCTAGTTGTCGATGACAAGAGGAACATGGTGCGGCTCATGGCTAAGGTCATGAAGAAGGACGCCGCCGTCCGTACCGCGGAGAATGGCGCGGAGGCACTGCGCGTGCTCGCAAGCGAGCCGGTGGACGTCGTGCTGTGCGACCTGAAGATGCCCGACATGGACGGCCTCGACGTGCTTCGAGCCTGCCGCCGTCTTCGGCCCCAAGCCGAGTTCGTCCTCATGACGGCATACGCAACCGTCGGCACCGCGGTCGAGGCGCTCAAGCTCGGCGCCTATGACTACCTGACTAAGCCGTTCGAGCCTGATGCGGCGCGAGCTGTGCTGTTGCGGGCACTCGCCCGGGCAGCTTCCACGCACCCCGACGCGGATGGAGAAACGGAAGTGCTCCCAGGCGTCATCGCGCGCTCCCGCTCGATGCAGGACCTCGCCGACTTGATCAAGCGGATAGCCGACAGCGACGCCACGGCGCTCCTGCTGGGCGAGACAGGCACCGGCAAGGAACGGATCGCGCGAGCAGTTCACGATCTGTCTCCTCGCTCTGCGCGCCGCTTCGTTGCGCTCAACTGTGCGGCGGTGCCAGCCGAGCTGCTGGAGAGCGAACTGTTCGGGTACGCGAAAGGGGCATTCACAGGCGCCACCGCCGAGCGCAAGGGGCTGTTCGAGGAAGCGGACGGCGGCAGCCTCTTCCTAGATGAGATCGGCGACATGCGGCCGTCTTTACAAGCGAAGCTGACGCGCGCTCTCGAAGAGCGGGCGATCCGCCGCGTCGGGGACTCAAAGGAGCGCCCCGTCGATGTTCGGCTCATCGCAGCCACGCATCGCGACCTCGAAGCGATGGTCCAAAGCGGCACATTTCGCGAGGACCTCTGGTATCGTCTCAACGTCGCGCTCGTGCAGCTTCCTCCGCTGCGCGAGCGACGGGATGACATCGAGCTCTTGGCGCACCACTTCTTGCGCCTGCAAGCAGAGCGCACGCGAGGCCGCAACATCAAGGGTTTCGCCCCGGCAACCCTTGAGGCCCTCACAGCATACGATTGGCCTGGCAATGTCCGTCAGCTTCGCTCGGCAGTCGAACGCGCCTGTGTCGTCACCCGCGATGAGAACATCGGCGTTGTCGATCTGCCTCCCGAGGTGCTCCGAGGCACCCATGGCACCGAGGAAGATCCTTCGCTGTCGCTGTGCACGTGGGCGCAAGCCGTGGAACGTGGCCGAGCTGACGTCGGCAGACGCTACTTGGAAGCCCTGATGCGCCGCTTTGACGGTCAAGTCGCCGAAGCCGCTGCCCAGGCCGGCGTGGAGCGCGAGAGCTTCTACCGCCTGCTCAGAAAGCACGGCGTGGACGCCGGTGCGTTCAGAGGCAATACAGGCGACGCAGGCCGAAAGTAA
- a CDS encoding HAMP domain-containing histidine kinase — MMATKLTRDGSPRFIARQMAFGFGAVSVVAVGMCAMLLSIIYDVSGLVESMRHDETSIRQGLSLATSVRELSIHIAHTVIEADDSHLDHYGGFRDRVRTQIQELSSRVPAEERFRLEVLGEKTQRMHDLLMESALPAARRGDLEEVRKVHRDIEALGEEAARHADALAHVTTSQMAHAHVLATNSTRLGLLGGGLCAALIVILSIGFTLRLRAAVLKPLLTLTQAARRFGSGNFEERVGRVGKGELAALGDAFDHMADELARREARLVQNERMAAIGQLAAGVAHELNNPIGIIRGYLKTMSPEEDSETLRDELAILDEEAGHCQRIADDLLSYARTGELSIDRVHMGGFLQETAKRFQSGNGSNGSRVEVSAQDVIVEADGARLRQVVLNLLANADQASPPNAAVLLRGSLVGGQYQIEVEDAGPGVAPEDRAHVFEPFFSKRRGGSGLGLAVCQGIVRAHAGTIEIVEARAPGTIFRVSLPEKHTRSSQPSGPVMASEEPR; from the coding sequence ATGATGGCGACCAAACTCACCCGTGACGGCTCGCCACGCTTCATTGCGCGGCAAATGGCTTTCGGATTCGGAGCCGTTAGCGTCGTCGCCGTAGGGATGTGCGCGATGCTACTGAGCATCATCTACGACGTGTCCGGGCTCGTGGAGTCCATGCGCCACGACGAGACGTCGATCCGCCAGGGCCTTTCACTCGCGACCTCGGTGAGGGAGCTGTCGATCCACATCGCCCACACCGTAATCGAGGCGGACGACTCCCACCTCGACCACTACGGGGGCTTTCGAGATCGTGTTCGGACACAAATCCAGGAGCTTTCCTCGCGGGTTCCGGCAGAGGAACGCTTCCGCCTCGAGGTGCTCGGCGAAAAGACGCAACGAATGCACGACCTGCTCATGGAGTCGGCACTGCCCGCGGCGCGACGCGGGGACTTGGAAGAAGTGCGCAAGGTGCACCGCGATATCGAAGCACTCGGAGAAGAGGCCGCTCGGCATGCAGATGCTCTAGCTCACGTGACCACTTCGCAGATGGCGCACGCGCACGTACTCGCGACGAACTCGACGCGTTTGGGACTACTGGGAGGAGGCCTGTGTGCGGCGCTGATCGTGATTCTTTCGATCGGTTTTACGCTCCGCCTGAGGGCTGCCGTCCTGAAACCGCTCCTCACCCTCACCCAGGCGGCGCGTCGTTTCGGAAGCGGTAACTTCGAAGAACGCGTAGGCCGGGTCGGCAAAGGCGAGCTTGCTGCACTCGGGGATGCGTTCGATCACATGGCCGACGAGCTCGCTCGCCGTGAGGCGCGACTGGTGCAGAACGAACGCATGGCTGCGATCGGCCAACTTGCCGCTGGCGTCGCCCATGAGCTCAACAACCCGATCGGCATCATTCGTGGCTACTTGAAGACGATGAGTCCAGAAGAAGACAGCGAGACGCTCCGCGACGAACTCGCGATCCTCGACGAAGAGGCCGGCCATTGCCAGCGCATCGCCGACGACCTGCTTTCGTATGCTCGTACGGGAGAACTCTCCATTGACCGCGTCCACATGGGAGGGTTCCTGCAAGAGACGGCTAAGCGCTTTCAGAGCGGAAACGGTTCGAACGGATCGCGTGTCGAGGTGTCGGCGCAAGATGTGATCGTCGAGGCGGACGGTGCACGACTGAGGCAGGTTGTGCTCAACCTTCTCGCCAATGCGGACCAGGCATCGCCCCCGAACGCGGCGGTGCTGCTTCGAGGCAGCCTCGTTGGCGGTCAGTATCAGATCGAAGTCGAAGACGCCGGTCCGGGCGTCGCGCCAGAAGATCGCGCGCACGTCTTCGAGCCGTTCTTCTCCAAACGGCGAGGCGGCAGTGGGTTGGGGCTAGCCGTTTGCCAGGGCATCGTGAGAGCACACGCGGGCACGATCGAGATAGTGGAAGCACGCGCGCCGGGAACGATCTTCCGGGTCAGCCTGCCAGAGAAACACACACGGTCGTCACAGCCTAGTGGCCCGGTCATGGCTTCCGAGGAGCCGCGATGA